CCATGAGCTTCAACAACCGAAGTGACGCGCTCATCGAACTGCTCGAAGAGCTCACCAAAGAGGGCCACGAGTACGTTCTTGTTGGCGGCTACGCTGTCTCAGCGTTCAATGCTCGCTTCTCCACGGACCTCGATATCGTCGTCGCGCCGGATTCCAAAGCTGACTTCGTCGAGTTCCTTGAACAGCAGGGATTCGAGGAAACGGACAGTCACGCCAAGAAATGGTTCTACGACACCGAAGTAATCGAGTACGAGAAGCGGCTCACGCCGCAGCAGCCGATCGGCTTCGATCTCCTGGTAAACGGACTCGGGTGTCGCCAGACGGAGGCACAGTGGTCGTTCGACTACCTGTACGACCACAGCCACCAACAGGAGGTGAGCGGAGGTACAGTGACGATCACAGCCAGAGTCATCGATGGGGCAGTCCTCGTCGCGGCAAAGCTCCATAGCGGCCGTGAAACAGACCTCCGGGACGTCCTGGCAGTAGCACAAGAAATCGATCTCGACGCTGTCACGCCTCACCTTCGGCGAGGGGACGAAGATGCGCTACGGGAGCAGCTTGAGCGTGGACTGGAGATCATAGAGAGCGATGAACTCAAGCACGGGTATCGGAGTGACTTCGGGGCCTCAGCAGTCTCAGAAGAAACGGTCACCGCTCTCCAAGAGTATCTGTCTGCACAGATTAACCACCTGAGCTGAAGCGGTCGGGACCCCCTTGATCGGAAGTGAAGATAGGGTCCTTCAGCGGTGTTTACAGTCAGTCAAAAAATTGGAGGGGCGGTGTCAGTCGACCGTCGCTAACACACGGACATCCGTAGCTGAGTGTCGTTCCCGTTCAGTACGAGCACCATGCTCGCGGAGGAACTCATCAATACGGTCGGCAAGGGACTCCGCGTCCTCTCTATCAACGTGGACGATCAGCGTCGGATGTTCCTCGTCGCTGTTCTCAATCACGAGCGAGACATCCTTGAATTCGTCCGGCTGTCTGTACGCTTCGAACTCATCGGCGACCTGGTCGGCCAGGTCGTCGAGTACCTCAATCGGTTCCTTTGTCATAGATTGTATTTCGGCTTTGGAAGGTTGTGCCATCGCGAGCGCGTGAAGAAAACGTGACGTGACTTTCAGAACCACCTCCATCAGACAAACGCGAACGGAGCCTTCTCACACCGCTGGTTTCCCGAGAAGAAGACCGATCCACGAAGGGACAATGGGTTAGAGTGCTCGCGGATCGCTATCGACGATGCTCGCAAACGCGACGTTCTCCTGAACTTGTTCGATTTCGACTGTTGGCTCGTCGCCGGGTTGAGCGCCGGGAACGATCACGACGTACCCCCGTTCGACTTTCGCAATACCGTCTCCTTGATCACCGACGGTTTCGATTGTCACGTCGCGCACTTCTCCCTCATCAACAGGAGGACCAGATGAATCGTGGCTCGTGCTCCCCTGAGAGGCGGGATGCCGTGGGGCCTGCGGAGATGTTGATTCAGCTTCGGAGGAGGAATCAAGGAGAGCGATGCGGTACGTTTCATCACCGGTCAGCGCCCCGTGCTTGATCTCACTCGGAGGAATCTCGATTACGAAAGTGCCATCCTCCTCCTTAATTTTCGCAGTGAAAAGCGAACACAGGGAGTCTGAGATTTCTACCATAACTGGGTTTGATACTGGATACAATTAATCGGTCTCTTTGAGAAGGAGCGAACTGGATCAGCTGTCCTCAGCTGGTTCTTCCCAAGGAATGTCTCGCTTATGGACTACAGCGAGCTTCGAGTCGTCATCATCTTCTATTGCACTTAGACCACGCTGGACGAGAGTGTGAACCTGTCCAGCAGACTCCGGGAACGAAAATTGGTCATCCTCCGCGTCAGCACGGAGTTCCAGATAATGGAGGTACAACCTGAACCTCGTATCTGCTCCGATTGGCCACCAAATCGTCCCTATCTGCTCATCTACCTGATTGTCCCAATGCTCTATGAGTTCACGGATATCGTCGACGAGCTCCTCCCCAGAGGTGCGAAGGCGGAGGGAGTATTCCCGATCCCGCTCCATCTCTTCGATTATATCCTGAAGGAAAGGCTCAGCCTCCAGGGCGGTAGGTGAGGTCTGATCCGCTTCTAGAAGGTGTTCTAACGCCCGAATTTCTTCACGCCGAGCGGCTACAGCGTATGCGACATTGTACTTATCCTCGGGGAAGATTTCGTGCTGACTCGGTTGCTGTGCCTGAGGGACAGTATCCCCAGTGGATGAGCTAAATAAGGTCTCAAAGAGTCCCATAGGCTTCGTCCGGAGGGCACCCATAAGTACTTCCTGTCATATCAGACGGCAATTCTGGCGGCTGTGAACCGATTCACCTTGCCACTCGAAGAAGAAGCGGATTATCTTTGTATCGACAGACAGCGATGAATATGGTAGCAACACGAGAGAGGGCCCTTAGCGAACGCGAGTTCGAACTACTGTTAGAAGGTGCTGGGCGAATAGATGATACACAACAGAGACTCGAAACACGAGCGGCCATTCTCCTTGGAGGCCGTCTTGGACTTAGACCAGGAGAAACAACGCACTTGTCGAAATCGTGGGTTGACCTAGAGCGGCAGATGATCCAGATTCCCACACAGGAAAACTGTACGAAGGGACGGGATGGTGGCATCTGTGGATACTGCCGGCAGGCGGTGAAACAACGGCTAGATCACAATCCCAATACGGATTTTCAGAGCTTTGCTGAGCGTTATTGGCTCCCGAAAACAGAAGCCGCATCTCGAACAGTTCCGTACCACTTTTCGTATCGGGTTCGAGTCGCGGTTGAATTGTTACTCGACGAACATAGTGGCTGGCCGTATTCGTTCTCGACCTTACAGCGACGTCTAGAAACGGCCCTGAAATTGTCCCCAGAATTGTCTAACGACGCAACCTCATTACATGGATTACGTGCCACAGCAGCGTCGTACCATGCAGGAAGAGGCTTGGATCTTCCCGCACTCCGAGCAATGTTCGGGTGGGAGGACATCACGACCGCACGTCAATATCTAAATGTCGATGGAGCTATGACCCGACGAGCGCTGGACAGTATTCATCAGTAAATCTGAA
Above is a window of Halorussus vallis DNA encoding:
- a CDS encoding nucleotidyltransferase domain-containing protein, encoding MSFNNRSDALIELLEELTKEGHEYVLVGGYAVSAFNARFSTDLDIVVAPDSKADFVEFLEQQGFEETDSHAKKWFYDTEVIEYEKRLTPQQPIGFDLLVNGLGCRQTEAQWSFDYLYDHSHQQEVSGGTVTITARVIDGAVLVAAKLHSGRETDLRDVLAVAQEIDLDAVTPHLRRGDEDALREQLERGLEIIESDELKHGYRSDFGASAVSEETVTALQEYLSAQINHLS
- a CDS encoding TRAM domain-containing protein — encoded protein: MVEISDSLCSLFTAKIKEEDGTFVIEIPPSEIKHGALTGDETYRIALLDSSSEAESTSPQAPRHPASQGSTSHDSSGPPVDEGEVRDVTIETVGDQGDGIAKVERGYVVIVPGAQPGDEPTVEIEQVQENVAFASIVDSDPRAL
- a CDS encoding site-specific integrase — its product is MVATRERALSEREFELLLEGAGRIDDTQQRLETRAAILLGGRLGLRPGETTHLSKSWVDLERQMIQIPTQENCTKGRDGGICGYCRQAVKQRLDHNPNTDFQSFAERYWLPKTEAASRTVPYHFSYRVRVAVELLLDEHSGWPYSFSTLQRRLETALKLSPELSNDATSLHGLRATAASYHAGRGLDLPALRAMFGWEDITTARQYLNVDGAMTRRALDSIHQ